A genomic window from Armatimonadota bacterium includes:
- a CDS encoding 4Fe-4S dicluster domain-containing protein, which yields MGLTRREFLQLAAASGLGVTVLGAARPARAASKAGVGILIDVARCVGCRSCEMACKKYHGFPEEESADLGPQAWTYIRTVRLNRATPHLQLGEAGALQRTVKIQCRHCVEPACASACPVAALRKTPEGPVTYDPGRCLGCRYCMVACPFQVPRFEWHDRMPEIRKCNLCAERLVEGTPPACVEACPMEALQFGPREQLLAEAARRISNDRSRYVPAIYGAEEVGGTAILYLSDIPFEELGFPVVVREPLPSYTWRALGKIPGVVVGLGATLTVLEAVIRRRMELNGSARRKEEREQR from the coding sequence ATGGGGTTGACGCGTCGCGAGTTCCTCCAGCTGGCCGCGGCCAGCGGTCTCGGGGTCACCGTCCTGGGCGCGGCCAGGCCGGCGAGGGCCGCGTCGAAGGCGGGGGTGGGCATCCTCATCGATGTCGCCCGCTGCGTCGGCTGCCGGTCGTGCGAGATGGCCTGCAAGAAATACCACGGCTTTCCCGAGGAGGAGTCCGCGGACCTCGGCCCCCAGGCCTGGACCTATATCCGCACGGTGCGCCTGAACAGGGCCACCCCTCACCTTCAGCTCGGCGAAGCCGGCGCGCTCCAGCGCACCGTCAAGATCCAGTGCCGACACTGTGTGGAACCGGCCTGCGCCTCCGCCTGCCCCGTGGCAGCGCTGCGCAAGACGCCGGAAGGGCCGGTGACCTACGACCCGGGGCGCTGCCTGGGGTGCCGGTACTGCATGGTGGCCTGCCCCTTCCAGGTGCCGCGGTTCGAGTGGCACGATCGGATGCCCGAGATCAGGAAGTGCAACCTATGCGCGGAGCGCCTGGTGGAAGGGACACCGCCGGCCTGCGTGGAGGCCTGCCCCATGGAGGCATTGCAGTTCGGACCGCGTGAGCAGCTGCTGGCCGAAGCGGCGCGGCGCATCAGCAACGATCGGAGCCGGTACGTGCCGGCCATCTACGGCGCGGAGGAGGTCGGGGGGACAGCGATTCTCTATCTCTCCGACATCCCCTTCGAGGAGCTCGGCTTCCCGGTCGTCGTCCGCGAACCGCTGCCCAGCTACACCTGGCGGGCGCTGGGGAAGATCCCGGGCGTCGTGGTCGGCCTGGGG
- a CDS encoding DUF364 domain-containing protein gives MSVIDDLLASVRDGVVRDIVVGAFKTAVVVEVEGLRRCGLASTPRDDDHHYGGGAAVPEAGRLLERSARALADLARSRSPMEAAIGLAAINALLPAHESLWTDLNAEEVITAHGAGKRAVLVGHFPFVPELRKRAGTLWVLEERPREDDLPAGAAAEVIPQADVLALSGTTLINHTFDALMALRRPDALVVMLGPSTPLSPVLFRHGVHVISGAVVAEIDAVFRAVGQGANFRQLRRLGVRLVTMRRGDR, from the coding sequence GTGTCCGTCATCGATGACCTGCTCGCCTCTGTGCGGGACGGAGTGGTTCGAGATATCGTCGTCGGGGCGTTCAAGACTGCGGTGGTGGTGGAAGTGGAAGGCCTCCGCCGCTGCGGCCTGGCGTCTACTCCCAGGGACGACGATCATCACTACGGCGGTGGAGCGGCGGTGCCGGAGGCGGGCCGGCTGCTCGAGCGAAGCGCCCGCGCGCTGGCCGACCTGGCCCGGTCCCGGAGCCCGATGGAGGCCGCCATTGGCCTGGCCGCGATCAACGCCCTGCTGCCGGCGCACGAGTCGCTGTGGACGGATCTCAACGCGGAAGAGGTGATCACCGCGCACGGGGCCGGGAAGCGGGCGGTCCTGGTCGGCCACTTCCCCTTCGTCCCGGAGCTCCGGAAGCGGGCCGGGACCTTGTGGGTCCTGGAAGAGCGGCCCAGGGAAGACGACCTGCCCGCTGGCGCTGCGGCCGAGGTCATCCCCCAGGCCGATGTGCTGGCCCTCAGCGGCACGACGCTAATCAACCACACGTTCGATGCCCTGATGGCGCTCCGCCGGCCGGATGCCCTCGTCGTGATGTTGGGTCCCAGCACGCCGTTGTCGCCCGTCCTGTTCCGACACGGCGTCCACGTGATCTCGGGTGCCGTGGTAGCGGAGATCGATGCTGTCTTCCGGGCCGTCGGTCAGGGAGCCAACTTCCGACAACTTCGGCGCCTGGGGGTGCGTCTGGTGACCATGCGGAGGGGTGACAGGTAA